In Anas platyrhynchos isolate ZD024472 breed Pekin duck chromosome 15, IASCAAS_PekinDuck_T2T, whole genome shotgun sequence, the DNA window CATGCTGCTCTTGGCTGCTGTCGAGCACACCATGGGGTAAAACTTCTTGTTCTGCAGCTTCGTAGCTGCAACCCCTGCAGGGGACAGCATCAGGGAGGCTTCACGTTAGTTTTGACTGACTTTGCCAGTATTTTCCCttgcagcccagctgcagccaaACTTTTGAGTTCAGCTAAAGCTGCAGCACTCCAACCCATTCCCCTCTGCGCCTGAAGGCCACCGTGGCTGCCCTTGCTCTTACCTATGCACTTGCGGTTTTTGAAGAACGTGAGTGTCCCGTGCCACGTGTCCAAATGCACCCCGATGATAGAGCCCTGGCCAAACCTCGAGGAGAAGTTTGTCTTGTCACCCTTGTGATGCAGCAGTCCTTAAAACAACACACCTTGCATTCAATAGAAAGTCTGCGCTCCACAGATTCACCCCAATTCTCACATGCTTCACTGCAAGCTCCCTCTGGTACAGCCTGTCAGTGCCTACCAAAGCCCTCTGTCCCCTAACCACTCACTGACTGCCCTCCTCCTCAGGGTGCGTGATGGGAAGAGGGAAGCTGAGCTTCTGGAATACCagagccctggcagcagcactgaaacCTGCCTCAGTGATATTCAACCTGCAGCCAGAGGCCCTGGAAATTCACACGCTGGTTCTAAGGGGTCTGCAAAACGCAGGTACGGTTTGCTGCCCcaagagctgggagcaggaagCAGTTTGTCCTACGCAATGCGGTGCTTAGGCAAGCCCCACAGGcgtgcagcagcactggggaagTGAAGAGGCAGCAGCTCATTATAGTTAACTACGTGATTCACAGGCCAGGTGGCCTTTTTGGCCGTAATCCCATTCAGGCCACTGAAttcctgagcctgttgctggcTTCCCGGCTGCCCTGCCCATGTCACCTGTGTAGGAGAGTCCCCAGCTGTCCTCGTCCTtgcccagcaggctgcagaaggTGTGGCGGTACTTGTCCAGGTTCACGTCCGACGTCCCAATTCCTaccatctgggaggaagagcacAGGCTTAGCACCTGCGGGGGCACCGggtctcccctcctctcccctcctttaTCGGCACAGCCCCACAGGTTGGGAATTTGGGTGAAGCCAAGCCGGGGGTGTCAGATCTCCCCTGAAGGGTTTGGCTGGTGCTCAGCGCTCGGGGGCCAGCATGAGGAGCAGCCTGAGCAGGACTGGGGGAGCTAACGGGGCTGTGGCCCCTGCATTAATTTTGGGGAGTGAGGTCGGGCCCTGGTCACAAGCCACACGAGCAGTGGTCACAGCAGGGCAcccatcccagccccacaagaGGCAAGTTCCAGGCCTGGGGGCAGGAAACGactcagcagcacccagcagagccctgctgctaACCACAGCCCGCCCGGACACTGCCCCGTGCTGAGGCCTGACCTTCGTCCTCACTGAGTTTATCGGTGGTGATCGACCAGTAGCGTGAAAGGGAAGCAAGAAAATCAGGTTCTGGTCCTAATTACTGTGGTCTCACCTAAAACCATTTACCCTCCCAGCTTCAATTTCCTTACTGCTAGGCGAGGACGCCCAGgtgagctgctggaggaagcctgctgccctgctcagcGCACAGCGGGCTTTTCTGCACGCCTGTGAGCAACCTGGCCCCACATACCATGTCCGTGCCATAGACCGGAGAGGTCATCTTGATCTCCCAGAAGTGCTGCCCGTCTGCCAGCTCCTTGTTGCCCCGGATGGCCGCAGTGCCGCAGCTGTACTCCATGTGGAAGTTCACCTTGCGGTTGTCGCAGGTCAGCAGGGTGGCCGTCGACTTGTTCAGGTCATCCCACACCCAGTCAAAAtctgttcgggaaggacagaGGGGACAAGGATGGGCAAAGGCCTGCAGGGAGCTATTTCCCAGCCAAAGCACAGATGGACAGTTGTTTTGAGGGCCTGtcaagatttacttttttttaaaaaaaaaaaaaaaaaaaacatttaagaggCTAAATCCTAAGCTGTGCACACGGGAGAATTATTTGAGGGCTGAACTCTTCTGCAGTGTCCCAGCAGGGACAGTTCAATGCTCTCTCCTGCCTGACACCACCAGTTCCTTTTCTGGCTAACACAAAGCTCCACAGACCTCCTTTCCTCCGAGAGAATCACACTCACTTCTCATTGGCTCACATGGCTAGGGTCAAAGCGTGAGTACTACAGGAGTTCTGCTGTGCCACGGACTTTCTCAGCCAGCCCAGGCCCACCCTCTCTCTCTCTACCTTTCTGCCTGCTCTGAGAAAGCCCCACCATGCACCCGGGCGCCCTGCCAGCTCTACCAGAGATCAGCATTAACGGGGCTGGAACCACAGGAGCTAACTCCACTGGCGGCCTCGGCTGGATTTGAAAGTCTCCAGAGGTGAACCCTGATGTGTTAACAAGTTGAGCACCCAGCTCTTGGAACGCCACGGGACGCACGTGCCTGAAATCTTCCTAAAGCCTACGTGGCCTTGAGATGTAAACAAAGGAGCAGCGGGTGCTGGAACACAGATAAGGGCCCCGTGGAGAAGCAAAGATCCACACAGAGGCGCAGTCCGTGCCCCCAGGCCAGGACCGCACCCACCTCGAACCCCAAAGGCCTCCAGCGGGTGGTCTGGGACCCCCTTCCCTTACACTCATCCTCCTCGCCGCACTGGCAGTCCTTGACGCGGTGCAGGGCGTGCAGGCTGGAGCAGTAGGGAGCCTCGCTCTGGTTCTCGCAGTTGCAGTAGGATTCCCCCGTCACAGGGATGGCGCTCGGGATGGAGGGCGAGAGGGAGGAGAACTCCGGCTCCGAATCCGAGTCGCTGTGCTGCGGGGACAGGCAGAGGAACGTCACTGCCCCGCGCCCCCGAGGTCAGAGccaggctgctcggggagggCTCCCTGGGGACGTCCCCGGGCTCGTGGCAGTGGCAGCACGGCTGCATCGTGGCCCTGCCGTGTAGGGAGGCAAAGGGCTGAGCCACCCTGATCACACTGCTCCAGGACCTGCTGGTTTGTGCCCCCGCAGCTTccaggggcagggagagcagcaccACAGTCCACACAGAGATTTTTGAGCAAATTGCCAGCCAATAAACCCCAAAAAAGAG includes these proteins:
- the SPSB3 gene encoding SPRY domain-containing SOCS box protein 3 isoform X3 translates to MARRTRSSRAWHFVLSGVRHEADSRAVALASGARGWGYDSDGQHSDSDSEPEFSSLSPSIPSAIPVTGESYCNCENQSEAPYCSSLHALHRVKDCQCGEEDEYFDWVWDDLNKSTATLLTCDNRKVNFHMEYSCGTAAIRGNKELADGQHFWEIKMTSPVYGTDMMVGIGTSDVNLDKYRHTFCSLLGKDEDSWGLSYTGLLHHKGDKTNFSSRFGQGSIIGVHLDTWHGTLTFFKNRKCIGVAATKLQNKKFYPMVCSTAAKSSMKVIRSCASCTSLQYLCCYRLRQLLPNYVDTLEVLPLPPGLKQVLHNKLGWVLSMNYSTSKPSSSSSGSDSDSSCGSDAEACQRKRCRRT
- the SPSB3 gene encoding SPRY domain-containing SOCS box protein 3 isoform X2 encodes the protein MEPAGSTAELIRACTRAYLSRNAMARRTRSSRAWHFVLSGVRHEADSRAVALASGARGWGYDSDGQHSDSDSEPEFSSLSPSIPSAIPVTGESYCNCENQSEAPYCSSLHALHRVKDCQCGEEDEYFDWVWDDLNKSTATLLTCDNRKVNFHMEYSCGTAAIRGNKELADGQHFWEIKMTSPVYGTDMMVGIGTSDVNLDKYRHTFCSLLGKDEDSWGLSYTGLLHHKGDKTNFSSRFGQGSIIGVHLDTWHGTLTFFKNRKCIGVAATKLQNKKFYPMVCSTAAKSSMKVIRSCASCTSLQYLCCYRLRQLLPNYVDTLEVLPLPPGLKQVLHNKLGWVLSMNYSTSKPSSSSSGSDSDSSCGSDAEACQRKRCRRT
- the SPSB3 gene encoding SPRY domain-containing SOCS box protein 3 isoform X1, yielding MSAGEGRDRERIVYVPGGETYLSRNAMARRTRSSRAWHFVLSGVRHEADSRAVALASGARGWGYDSDGQHSDSDSEPEFSSLSPSIPSAIPVTGESYCNCENQSEAPYCSSLHALHRVKDCQCGEEDEYFDWVWDDLNKSTATLLTCDNRKVNFHMEYSCGTAAIRGNKELADGQHFWEIKMTSPVYGTDMMVGIGTSDVNLDKYRHTFCSLLGKDEDSWGLSYTGLLHHKGDKTNFSSRFGQGSIIGVHLDTWHGTLTFFKNRKCIGVAATKLQNKKFYPMVCSTAAKSSMKVIRSCASCTSLQYLCCYRLRQLLPNYVDTLEVLPLPPGLKQVLHNKLGWVLSMNYSTSKPSSSSSGSDSDSSCGSDAEACQRKRCRRT